A stretch of Mastomys coucha isolate ucsf_1 unplaced genomic scaffold, UCSF_Mcou_1 pScaffold3, whole genome shotgun sequence DNA encodes these proteins:
- the Mrps18a gene encoding 39S ribosomal protein S18a, mitochondrial: MAALRALVSGCGRQLQAFLSGPAATGWLWPARGLREVVKIQEGKTTVIEGRITETPKATPDPPNPSGQCPICRWNLKHKYTYEDVLLLSQFIRPHGGMLPQRVTGLCREEHRKIEECVKMAHRAGLLPNHRPRLPEGCSPKEKPKLNRYLTRWAPKSVKPIYKKGHRWNKVGMAVGSPLLKDNVCYSKRPLKMMH; encoded by the exons ATGGCGGCCCTCAGGGCTCTGGTGTCCGGCTGCGGGCGGCAGCTCCAAGCGTTCCTGTCAGGCCCCGCCGCGACCGGCTGGTTATGGCCAGCTCGCGGATTGAGAGAAG TGGTGAAGATCCAAGAAGGGAAGACGACTGTA ATTGAAGGCCGAATCACAGAAACTCCCAAGGCAACTCCAGATCCCCCTAACCCCTCAGGCCAGTGCCCCATCTGCCGTTGGAACCTGAAGCATAAATATACCTATGAG GATGTATTGCTACTCAGTCAGTTCATCCGGCCTCATGGAGGCATGCTGCCCCAGAGGGTCACAGGCTTGTGCCGGGAAGAACACCGAAAAATCGAGGAGTGTGTGAAGATGGCGCATCGAGCAG GTCTGTTACCGAATCATAGACCACGGCTTCCAGAGGGATGCTCACCAAAGGAGAAACCCAAGCTCAACCG CTATCTGACTCGCTGGGCTCCCAAGTCTGTCAAGCCCATCTACAAAAAAGGCCACCGTTGGAACAAGGTGGGCATGGCTGTGGGGTCACCACTACTGAAAGACAATGTCTGCTACTCCAAAAGACCTCTGAAGATGATGCATTAG